ACTTTTTTttcctgccacttttaagccaatattgacactttgaaccctttttaccactttttctgtctgtttttgccaactctattttgcaacttttaaccaatttctgttgtttttaaaatcccatttaaccaccttttccaactttttggtcacatttaactcattttatttctgattaaaacaaggatttacatctttaagatgactatattctatggcccaaataataataaacttcctggataacagtctaTGTCACCTTTACTTCTTACTGAAGTATTTTCCCTCCTGTAGGTAGAATTATTTGAATTTCGAGGTGAGGATGTGACGGAAGAGGAGGACGGAGGAATAATCCGACGCATCATCACCAGAGGACAAGGATACTCCAAGCCTAATGAAGGAGCTGCTGTTGAAGGTTCATTCCATTATTTTTAGAAAGGATTTGTCCAGatttaactttttaacttcCAATACCATACCAATATTATGTTCTATGGAATGTAATTTAATCCtactattagggctgggcaaaaaatttgattttctttattcattgagtttgtagataaaaacgatttttgttttgcaaatttgagttttgaaaaaaaaaaaaaacgattacttctttgttttttttgtttttttttgttttcctttaaaattgttttttttttttttttttggacggtaatttttttattcgcactatgctgagatattaagggaagagtttgttttttttaaattgtaatgttataaaatatgtagttatctgatttcttaatcagaaaattgaagctactgtgaagttgctgttgctcttttgcttaaacctggattaaagcttgaaattgttgaatgacagatcctcatttactttttattttggaattgttctatgcattttaactcttggggacaatcacagcaataaagttgcacttttgacgatatatctgatgactgcagtcatttttaagtgcaatgtaaaaaaaataaaaaacattgaaagtcgtaattttctttaaaaaagattttttttttaaagcaaattaGCCCAGCCCTATTTACTATATTTACTTATTTCatcgtgtggaatgttagaaaagtcttaaTCAACTGATTTTACTTGGAGAACAATAATCAACAACAGTAGGGACTGAAAAAAGtgacccatttattaaccagttgtttacacacattttaaccttaaacagaagaatattctgcaatttaataaaataaataagtaaattagcAGAGCCTGAACAATGACCTCAATTAATCCAATAAAGACAAATGAGATTGGagatcctttttttaattttggtcgTTAATATCAGattgatatcaatattggatcaggacatccttatttttaatttaatgtttggatttttttcttgtgGAGATGGACAGGAGGTTTTATCTCTTCGTTTTCCTACTTTAACAAATTTGGATTGGTAATACTGTGACACGTATTGATAAAATTCCAGTGTCTAAAAAGAGAAGCAAAAAAACCTCAACTCGTTTTCCAGAAAAGCGCATGCTAGGCTAGGCTAGCTTAGCTGAGAGAGGTTCCAGCTCCCTGATGGAGAGATTTCTCTGACGACGACGACTCTTCTGCGTTTTAGTGACTTTGGAGGGAAGCTGCGAAGGCCGCGTGTTTGATCAGAGAGAACTGAAGTTCGAGATCGGAGGTGGAGAAGGTCTTGGTTTGCCTGTGGGAGTGGAGAAAGCCATCATGTCTATGGAGCAGGGAGAGGAGGCGCTGTTCACCATAAAGCCCAAGTACGATCACATttacacaaaagaaaataattattattactgaaCTTTGATTTGTTTACCTCAAACATTAAGTGGGAATGCtttctattatatttttttcaagctTTGTATTTATACATTAACGAGTAAATGAAGTATCttaaatatacataaattaGCTACATACTACACATTTATGTATCCATTAATAATGAAACATTCATTTAGTTGCAGATTAATTAGTAGTTTGTGTTCTCACCTTATGGAAGATTTAATGAAGATACAATTACAGATGTGCACTATATCCCACAGTAGTAATGCTTTAATTCATCAGACCTCAGGTAGGGAAAACAGACATCAAATGCGGAATTCCTGTACGGAAACCGAAAAAGCAATGTGAGCCGTTTTTTGTTGCATGGAAATTCCTCACATTCATGTATTAGGACAATATCACGCATATACATGctattttttccccccagtAAAAAGATGATTGAATGTCTAGCAAATCAAAGTAAGCTTTATTGTATAAAAGTATAGCAAACTAATGAATGCGTCACATTTCACTCATTATTCTCTCGAAAATATTGCACTATGTAATCACAAGGCTGCTGGAGGTTTTGTGCAAAACTCGAGGGTAAATCGTCAGTTGGTGATGTTTCACTGAAAATGGAAACATCTCTTACTCTGACTGAACCATCACTTAGATGTTTTCATGGTATTTATCTTCCTTCTTCAACTAGCCACATGTCTTTGTTTGTCAGATATGGTTTTGGAGCTGCTGCAAATACGAAATACAACATCCCCGCTGGAGCAACACTACAGTACAGGCTCAAGCTGACGACCTTTGAGAAGGTAAGCAGTGATTCACTCACATCAGcagctgtttccattacccttggaaatgtgcaaaatgtaaataggtcaataaaaaatgaagcaaagaggggcggggcttatgTTTAACAGACCAGGCTGAGACCAGAGCATGTCATCATGTTGctttttctgaataaaaaacagtaaaaaagcaTCACTGCAGGTTGGTCACTCCACATAACTCGCTCTCATCAGTCAAGTTTACAGAGTGACCCAATGGTGCAGAGCTGCTGAAGTGTTGTACGCTTGTTATTAAGGTAGTTTAATCAAGCCTTAATCATGTGTTCATGGTGGTTGGCTGACTACGGGGGTTGATGATgaaattattctaaaaacacacaaaatggcaaaatgattcCTGATCACACAAAATGTGTATGGTTGTGTGTGtagaaacataataaaagtCATAAGAgaataactttttaaatcaatgaaACCTTGAACTCATTAGTGTCTCAATAGAAGCATGACAAACATTTTCATAAGTAAACATCTGGCTCAatgaaaactggtaatggaaacacctgaattaaaaaaagaaaagacgctcaaatattgctaaaaagatTTTACTCgtttccatattgaaatgtatcattaaagttcaatggaaacactttttacacaattaaCATAGAAAATGATAACGCTTTCAAAGAGAAATTATACTTTGTAGAAACTTAAGAAGTATCGCTTTTATTTAAcgaaaaactgtaatgtaaaCACAGCTAGTGTCTTCTAATTCAGAGCAACGATttttgtttgtacatttaaagtttttgttttttaggccAAGGAATCCTGGGAAATGAACACAACAGAAAAGTTGGAGCAAAGCAGCATTGTGAAAGAGAAAGGAACGCAGTATTTTAAGGTAGGTTTCTTCACAAACACGTGAGATATTACCTATAAATATTATAACAGGTATTAACTGTTGCCTAACTAACTGCTTATGAAttgttgtctttgtttattcttccTTCAGGAGGGGAAATACAAGCAGGCGTCTGTGCAGTACAAACGGATCATATCATGGTTAGAGAATGAATCCAGTTTTTTGGAGGATGACGAGAAGAAATCAAAGAGTCTGCAGCTGGCTGCTCATCTCAACCTGGCCATGTGCTTCCTCAAGCTGCAGGAGCCCACCCAAGCTCTGGAGAACTGTAACAAGGTATGTTGTCATAATTACGTTAagttctgtgttgtttttagatGATTTCTAAATAATCTTATGTGGTCTTTCAGGCTCTGGAAATCGACGGATCCAATGAGAAAGCTTTGTTCCGACGGGGCGAGGCCCTCTTTGGTATGAAGGAGTTTGACAAAGCCAGAGATGATTTCCAGCAAGTGGTTCAGCTGTATCCTGCTAACAAAGCTGCAAAGAGTCAGGTACATCATCATCGATTTACTGCCCTCCATTTTTATTATCTAGACAAACAGACTGAGTGAGTTTTTATTTGGttgtcaggatttttttttgtctagttTGAGTTATGTTATTTCAGAGACAATATCCCAGTGTTGGTTTTTAAACTAATCAGCAGCTTGTGAAAAAGTATTTACCTCCTTCTTTCGTCAtgattattttgcatatttatcaCTCTTAAATGTTTTGGGTTATCAAACCAATCTGAAAATCTGACAAAGCCAACCcaagtcaaaataaaatgcagtttttaaatgatgattttatttattaagaggGGGGGAAAGTCCAAACCCATCTGATCCCATTGTTAAAATATGAGTTAGCTGTGTTAGTTTGACTGGCCACACACAAACTTGATTACCGCTATGATTGTTGAATCAAGAAATCACTgaaataaaacagacaaagtgaAGTAAGCTACAAGATTTGAAACAGAACAGGATACACAGAAGTTTAAGAAcaaatgagaaacaaagtcattttgAAGGTTTTCAGACTACAGCCAATCACATTTGGAGCCATTACATATGGAGAACACTGGGAGCAGTGGTGAACCTTCTCAGGAGTGATCGACCAACCAACATTACTCCCAAGAGTGCAACGACAACTGATCCAGGAGGTCACGAATGATCCCAGAACGACCTTCAAAGACCTGCAAGACTCACTGGCCTCAGTTTAGATCAGAGTTAGGACTTAACCGCAAGAAAGACTCAAATGGTAACAATGGATCCATGGGAGAGTTCAACTGCAggctaaaaacaacacaaaggcCAGGAAATAACTTAATGATCCCCAAGTCTTTTGGAGGAATATTCTGTGGACCAACAAGGCAAAAATTGAAGTTTTTGGAAGTTGTGTATCTCGATACATCtagagtaaaacaaaaataaaaaatcatcagcatctgattaaaaaataacatcacaCCAACAAgcaagcatggtggtggcagagGTATTACCTGGGGCTGCTTCACTGCTTGCTGTGATTGATAAAACTATGAATTGTTCCATCTTCCAGAAAGTCCTGATGGTGAAGGTTGGACCATCAGTTTGTTCCTTAAAGAGCAAGTGCTCTTGGGTTGTGCAGCAGGACGACAAACCAAAATAGCAGCAAATtcgcctctgattggctcaaataaaaccaaatgaaGTTTTTGCACAGGCCAGGTCAAAGTCTAGAAGTCTATTCAATGGGCATGCTCTAATGTGACATGAACAGGAAGTTCATGCTCAAAAACCTTCAAATAAGGCTGAGTTAAAACCATTCTGGACAAAAAAGTGGGACAAAATTCCATCACAGTGATGATAAAGACGTGTCATCACTTATTGCAAACACTTGATTTCAGTTATTGCTGCAAAGGGAAACACCACCAGCTGTTAGATTCAGGGGGCAATTGCTTTTTCACATGGGGTCAGGTGGCTTTGGATTTTCTTTAAGGGTTTAATCAAATCATCATCTAGAaactggaggcaaatatccttggggtcagattgacaCCAAgcttaaaatgtgttaaaatattTGTGAATAATAGGAAGATTAAGTGtgataaatatgcaaaataatcaGGAATAAGAAAGGGGGCCAATACTTTTTCACGGCACTGTAACAAGATGCTCACACATTGTCTCTTTTTCTCTGAATCCAGCATATTTCTTGGCTTTTTGTCAATAACTAACATCCTTTTGATTGGAGtaaatatttgactttttttgtttattactaAGGGTGTATCAATTCATCCATTAGATTGATgaattgatatatatatttcaacTACATTGATCTAAGGGTGTGcaatctgacgatattagatcattaaggattaaaacatgatgacaatctgccaaatcacagagatcgtagaaccgtctgtatTGCACATATTAACCCTTACTGTGTCTAGTCTGTGCCATACAACAAAACAGAGAAGCTGGTGAGCAAGAAATTGATGGAACCACTTTTGGGTCCAGTGTGTGAAACACTTTGGCTTTAACACAGATGGAAATATTCTAAAGGAGTCGCTCGCTATCCACCATCTACTACCAGGCCCTTCTGAAAGCGTTCActacagcagcagcacatgtagcattagctcattagcattagctctgcagaagcctcatgataaccatcatgttaaatgaaaagtatcaggttcaaccTCTGCttatttaacctgaacagattttggttgcactttgtttttgatattaatattgttttttcattaatcCAAAAAAACGCTTTCCAGTCTGCAGCAGtaaatgatgatccactgtatcaaaagctgcactgagatctatgagcaccagaactgagaccaaccctctgtctgaggctaagaggagatcattggttacttttttaCTAAGgtagtctctgtgctgtgattggcctATAACTAGACAAATCACTTGGATTAAGAAACATCAGTGCCTgtattcacaaagcatcctaaggctggttgaattattattttggataaaaagttagtgaatcgatttcaagtcattgaatcgttctaaattaaccaatatcGTCTTTGAATCGAATCGTTACACCCTTGTTTATAACtttataaaaaattattattttttttttttttaatctatgtagttttttttttttctcgtgccAATTTTTGTCTGGATCTAGCGTTGACTTTTGGAGTCAGAAAGTTCTAAGAACATGTTTTTATCCCGTCAGGTTGTTCTCTGTCAGAAACGCATCAAAGAGCAGCACGAAAAGGACAAACGTTTATACGCCAACATGTTCCAGAAGTTTGCAGAAAAAGACTCAAAGGTAAGGTGATCATGCACCACTAGGGGGTGCAGTATGCCACACGTTCAGATGTtgctaatgtgtttgtgtttgtgtgaacaGAGAGAAGCAGAGAAGATGAAGGACGATAACAAAGCCAACGATGACGAGATGGAGGTGGAAAACGGAGAGAAAGAAGTGGGTGAAACCAAAGCGTAGAAAAGGTTTCACTGCTTCAGACTTTTCAACAAACTCGACCCTTTGTTGGTGTTtcaggtgtgtgtatgtgtgtgttgacAAGCACTGTACCTGGACACGCTTTGGTTGACCtccatgttttgttgtttggttttctttttttttttttgcttaccTTTGTTTTGCTGTGGCAGCTAGctgagtgggcggggcttcctgAGTTGATGGCACTGTGggatgtggattttttttttttttttttttgaaggccAATGGAGTTGCTTGTCCGCACTGGCGGCCATCTTGCCTCGGTCAGCTCTCCTCCCCATAACATGATGTAGTAGTGGTGCATGCACTATTTAAATAACCATAACTTGCTAAATTTTCTACCAATTTTCAAACAGTTTGATTTATTATAAAAGTCAAAGGTGTAATAACACTGCACTTATAGATAATTTTGATCCACTTCCGGtcaaaagtttgggatcacCTACTTATTTCCCCATTGGACTTCAGATAGGTGCAATgaacacacacggtatttatgtCAATATATGAGCTACTAAACCTCAGTGTACAGAATGGCAACATTAgagaaatgtatatttttataaaaGGAATATTactaatgtaataaaataatttgaattattacatgtttagtttaaaCAAGTATTGATTCAAAATATTGTATTAgtaatgttttataaaaatgacatttatttgcaataaaaaatatgttcaACATTTCCCGTTACAAATATACAATCAAGAAATGCTACATGTGTAAATCCCAGAACTAGATTACTGTGGAGGTATAAACATGGGGGACAAATAAGAAATGACCCAAAAACATAGTGAAatcacaaataataaatattcattACACCGCATTCcaaattattatgcaaattatatttttctcagATTTTCTAAATAGTCAAAGCAAATGGCATAATTTAAGTCCTTAACCCTTAGAGTATAATTTGAATGTTATTGAACAAACAATGATAacagtattttttccaaaaataatcAACTTCAAATGTACTGTTCCAAATAATTATGCACAGCAGAGTTTCAAAACATATCATAGGTTGTAAAGAACTGAAAATGGCCATTTGTTGAATTTGCAATATTGTGTCATATTTACTGAAATCAAAAGCCATTTCAGTCAAAAACCTTTTACCAGGTCAACGTACAGTAACCGCCTCCCACCCTCATAGATCTTTTGTTTGAGGATGCTCCAAAGGTTTTCATTTGGGTTGAGGTCAGGGGAGGATGGAGGCCACATCATGAgtttctcttcttcatgcccaTAGCAGCCAAAGGTGCAGAGGTATTCCTTGCAGCATGACATGGTGCATTGTCATGCATGAAGATGATTTTGTTAGAGGAAGCACggttcttctttttgttccatgGAAGAAAGTGGTCTGTCAGAAACTCCACATACTTTTCAGAGGTCATTTTTATTGCAAGGTTCGACAAAGTCACAATAGACAAATGGAAgataaaaatatgtaaacagTGCCACCCATTGGTAAAATTACCACACTACAACTCTCCCACTTAATTTTACAATGGAATTTAGAACCATTTAATTAATAGTACAGAGCTGCGCTCTCCTTGCTCACGCACACAGTCACCTTCAAGAACACATTTTGGTTCTTGAACttttacaattttttctttttttttttttttttgaacaggCAGCATTCTGTGTTCACCTGTCAAGCACAAACCACCTCTTTTAAAGACTAAAAAGACGCCTCTGAGTTGATCAAACCTCTGTTTAGTTAAGGGCTTGGTCAAGATGTCTGCTTTCATGTGATTTGTTGGACAGTAACGCAGTTCTATTTGTCCATTTTGTACACATTCACTTATGTAGTGGTAGCAAATGTCTGTGTTTAGTTCTGGAGTGATCCACAGGAATCTTTGCCATTGCGATGGCTCCTTGGTTGTCTTCCTTGATCACTGTGGGCGTGGCCTCATTCCAAAACAGTAAGCGTCTCAGCCAGATACCTTCTTGAGCAGCTTGACTGAGTTCGACATACTCGGCCTCAGCTGTTGAAAGTGCAACTGTTGCCTGTTTCTTGCTGACACATCTCACGGCTGCTCCGTTCAGTAGAAACATGTTGCCTGTTGTCGAGCAGCGATCATGCTGATCTCCAGCCCAGTCTGCATCTGAGAATCCGGTCAAATTTTTCTGGCAGAAACCTTCCTCATTGTGCCTTTGTTTGCACAAACCTGTGTGTGCTCTGAATCAGCCACAAATCTTTTAACAGTACGATGATCAAGCTTAAGCTTTTGTGAAATATCTAAGGTTTTCATTCCTTGTACAAGGCATTCACGCTTTTCAGCAGCAGAGATCCTTTTTCTTTCCGATATTGCTTGAAAATGGTGATCTGCTTAATAATGTGGAATGTCCTAAAGTGGTTTTTTCTTTAACCAGGCAAACTAATTATCACAGGTGTCTGTGATTGATTTTAGTCATCCAAAGTGCCCTGAGACACAATACCATCCAAGAGTTtaattgaaaaactaaaaaatgaaacCTTTGACACTTAAATACAATTTGCATATTAATTTGGAACGTGGTGTACATGATGTAATGATACTTTAAGAATAACCGCTTTAAAGTAGTTATAAAAATATGTCCAAATCAACGTTTGTAAGAAACCAAACAGTTTGTAAATCCGTCAAGATTTCAGCGAGCTAAAAGTATTTACATGTGTGCAGATCACTCACCTTCCTTCAGGTTCCACAGACTCCGTCAGAGAGCTGCCCGAGTAAAGATGGCCGCCGGTGATGACATTAAAGACTCCGCCGTAAGACATCTAGCCTTTATTATAGATATCTatgcccccctcccctccccctctcAGGCCACAGCTATTGAACTGTGCATGTTTGCACCGCAAGAATCAAAAAAAGTGTGTGAATTCATCACCTGTCAAAGGGCTAAAAAAACCCCCACCCCTCACTGGGCCTCCTGATCAACGCTTGGAGGCGCGTCTCGGATGTTCACATGTTTTTGAATGTTAGCACCCGCGTTCCAGAGTGTGTATGTAGCAGCACCGTGGGTGGGCGGAGTCACACATCAACGAGTAGCTTCTCCCCCCCTTTGTTCAACCCAAAGACGGAACTCCCTCCCTCCATTCTTTAATATTAGGATACACAACTGTTCACTTTTACTCTGAAGATATTCGTATCATAGCGTTTCTCCCTCTCCTGTTTGTTGTGCTGGTTATTTCTGTtagacgttaaaaaaaaaacaattcttgaactggaaatgtgtatttttgagcaGCTATGGTAGAAAGGACCTCTGTCCTCTCCTGGACACACTCGACTAACAAACGGTGAAGTCTTAGTCTTAATTTACtgtaaagaaaaagaagaataaatgtgtgtgaagatGTGTAAGTTTACTGCTCAACAGATACAGACTTTTCTTTGTCAGCAGGTAGTCTGTTTCTTTCTATGTTGGGAAAACGTCACTGATTCGTCTGTTCTGACAGGGTTGTAATaaacaatagcaaaaaaaactattgtgggttttattttgttttcagaagaagaaaaaacatcaaactttgtgtcaaaatgttaaaaaaaattcagactttttcaaatttcatgaaaaatacaacaatttgcAATCACAAATTTTAGAGCAGtgcaaagcaaaaaaattatatttttcatgctcaagaTTCTTGGGCGCACACCccagtttaggaaccactgccatagacaaaattaaacttaaatttgGGTTCAATAAAGCACGCAGTTACAAATTTAATGAAGatgtagtttaaataaaggaGTACAGGATGTAAATTTGTAGTCTGTGATGTCACGTTCAAGAAATAATGAAGGAAAAGATTGTAAGGGGTTATttttatgacagtaaaacaGAATAGAGCAAAGGTGACAATGGAGTAAAATTCAGTTTACAGCCTTTTATCTTAAATATAAAGTCCATCTGAGATCATAATGATGGTTAAAGTCTAACTTAACTTTATTGCTGCAGTAAAaatatgaatctaaaaataaaaagctgtGTTTTTCGACCTTTGGGTTGGGACCCTACTTACGGAAGAAGATAAGGgccactgaagaaaaaaaaacaaggtccaatatttttattattattaaatcttctgagtaaaaagaaaaactttttt
This genomic window from Gouania willdenowi chromosome 6, fGouWil2.1, whole genome shotgun sequence contains:
- the fkbp4 gene encoding peptidyl-prolyl cis-trans isomerase FKBP4, with product MKMTAEEQTSEGQHIIPMEGEDITPNNDGGVLKLVKREGSGMELPMIGDKVFVHYVGTLLDGTTFDSSRERDEKFTFELGKGQVIKAWDIGVASMKVGEIAQLICKPEYAYGSAGSPPKIPPNATLVFEVELFEFRGEDVTEEEDGGIIRRIITRGQGYSKPNEGAAVEVTLEGSCEGRVFDQRELKFEIGGGEGLGLPVGVEKAIMSMEQGEEALFTIKPKYGFGAAANTKYNIPAGATLQYRLKLTTFEKAKESWEMNTTEKLEQSSIVKEKGTQYFKEGKYKQASVQYKRIISWLENESSFLEDDEKKSKSLQLAAHLNLAMCFLKLQEPTQALENCNKALEIDGSNEKALFRRGEALFGMKEFDKARDDFQQVVQLYPANKAAKSQVVLCQKRIKEQHEKDKRLYANMFQKFAEKDSKREAEKMKDDNKANDDEMEVENGEKEVGETKA